The Ammospiza caudacuta isolate bAmmCau1 chromosome 17, bAmmCau1.pri, whole genome shotgun sequence genome has a segment encoding these proteins:
- the TBC1D24 gene encoding TBC1 domain family member 24, giving the protein MDEYSRFVDWDKMDVSAQSQDTKELTCTDLHELKQLARQGYWAKNHSLRAKVYHKLISNIPCRTVTPDANVYRDIVGKIIGKRSSSSLPLPEFVDNSLIPTYCLNAEGVGAVRKIILCVANQFPDISFCPALPSVTALLLHYSKDEAECFEQVCRILACNDPSKRLIDQTFLAFESSCMTFGDLVNKYCQAAHKLMVAVSEDVLEVYSDWQRWLFGELPMVYVARIFDVFLVEGYKVLYRVALALLKFFHKVRAGQPMESDSIQQDIRAFVRDIAKSVSPERLLEKAFAIRLFSRKEIQLLQMANEKALQQKGITVKQKSLATPKRQNVHLAVHAENFKSEIVSVKEMRDIWSWIPERFALCQPLLLFTTLEHGCSLSRFYSHSEGHEPTLLLIKTTAKEVCGAYLSTDWSERRRGGNKLSFFGTGECFVFRLQPEVERYEWVIIKHPELASTGSETENHAQPASTTLSSSSIPSDPSDRLSPFLAARHFNLPSKTASMFMAGSSECIIVGGGDGQALYLDADLNHGRTSHCNTFNNQPLCSESFQISILEVWGFRDTMNG; this is encoded by the exons ATGGATGAATACAGCCGCTTTGTGGACTGGGACAAAATGGATGtgagtgcccagagccaggacACAAAAGAGCTCACCTGCACAGACTTACATGAGCTCAAGCAGCTCGCCCGGCAGGGCTATTGGGCCAAAAACCACTCTCTGAGAGCCAAAGTGTACCACAAACTCATCAGCAATATCCCATGCCGTACAGTGACCCCAGATGCGAACGTGTACCGGGACATCGTGGGGAAGATCATTGGAAAacgcagcagcagctccctcccactGCCAGAGTTCGTGGACAACAGCCTGATCCCCACGTACTGCCTGAACGCGGAGGGCGTCGGGGCCGTCAGGAAGATCATCCTGTGCGTCGCCAATCAGTTCCCGGACATCTCGTTCTGCCCGGCGCTGCCCTCGGTGACCGCGCTGCTCCTGCACTACAGCAAGGACGAGGCCGAGTGCTTCGAGCAGGTCTGTCGCATCCTGGCTTGCAATGACCCCTCCAAGCGGCTCATCGACCAGACCTTCCTGGCCTTTGAGTCCTCCTGCATGACCTTCGGGGACCTGGTGAACAAGTACTGCCAGGCAGCCCACAAGCTGATGGTGGCAGTGTCCGAGGACGTGCTGGAGGTGTACTCAGACTGGCAGCGGTGGCTCTTCGGAGAGCTCCCCATGGTGTACGTTGCGCGCATCTTTGACGTCTTCCTGGTGGAGGGGTACAAAGTTCTCTATCGTGTCGCGCTGGCTCTTCTGAAATTCTTTCACAAAGTCAGAGCTGGGCAGCCCATGGAGTCTGACAGCATCCAGCAGGACATTCGAGCCTTTGTGAGGGATATCGCCAAGTCGGTGTCCCCGGAGAGGCTCCTGGAAAAAGCCTTTGCTATCCGCCTGTTCTCTCGGAAGGAGAtccagctcctgcagatggCCAATGAGAAGGCTTTGCAGCAGAAGGGCATCACAGTCAAACAGAAAAG TCTTGCAACTCCCAAAAG GCAGAATGTGCACTTGGCAGTTCATGCTGAGAATTTCAAATCAGAAATTGTCAGTGTGAAGGAGATGCGGGATATCTGGTCATGGATCCCAGAGCGGTTTGCActctgccagcccctcctgcttTTCACCACCTTAGAACATGGCTGTAGTCTGAGCAG GTTCTATTCCCACAGCGAGGGACACGAACCAACTCTGCTCCTCATCAAGACAACAGCGAAAGAG GTCTGTGGGGCTTACCTGTCCACTGACTGGAGCGAGCGCCGGCGAGGAGGGAACAAGCTGAGTTTCTTTGGAACGGGCGAGTGCTTTGTGTTTAGG ctgcaaCCAGAAGTGGAACGCTACGAGTGGGTGATCATAAAACACCCAGAACTAGCCTCGACTGGATCAGAGACAGAAAACCATGCCCAGCCAGCTTCTACCACCCTTTCCTCCAGCAGCATTCCCTCAGATCCTTCAGATCGGCTTTCTCCCTTCTTAGCAGCCAGGCACTTCAACTTGCCTTCCAAAACAGCCTCCATGTTCATGGCTGGCAGCAGTGAGTGCATCATTGTAG